Sequence from the Drosophila innubila isolate TH190305 chromosome 3L unlocalized genomic scaffold, UK_Dinn_1.0 0_D_3L, whole genome shotgun sequence genome:
ATGTTATCCACAATTGTCGACATAATATCACAGATCAAGTCCCAGATGATCTCCGACAGCTTGTGCTTGTTGATCACCATGCGTACACTATGTATGACTTCATAGGTAACGATCACCTGTCGACTATCCAAAGCCTGCAAAGATTTACAAGTTAGTAATGTCCTGGAAAGTGTTGGATTATATAACTTGAACTTACGCTAAGGAATCCCGTTAGCACATTACTTGCATATATCATCGGCGAGACCTGGAAGATTATGTTTGATCCAAAGATGTTCATGTTGAGATGAAAGACGGCGCCACGCAACAGTTGTGCATCCTCGTATTGACCACGATCATTGAGTATATTACACATCATCTTCATTGAATGATATCCAAGTTGTGTGCCCAGCAGATTTTTCATTATCTATAAGAAGATTAAGTAACATACTTTTTTAGTCGAGAGTGGTTGACTTTAGCACCCGCATATTCATGCGGTACTAAGTTTATATAATTGTGTATGCTTTTGCacaaacaataaaactaaggatataaaatttagtttgcatttttaggaAATCATTTGGCCAGCTAAGAAATTTCgttcaatataataaaaaaaaaaaacatgaaaaagcAGATTGTAAAAGAGTTTATTACGGTGAAAAAGGTGCGACGTCTGCCGCCAAAGGAACCTGCAGCACCGCCGCCAATACCACGACGTATACTGGTCGTAGGTCGCTGTGCGCTCGACATGATTACGGTCTGTGATGAGCATCCCATACCCGGAAAGTTGCAGCGCACCGAAGAGGGTTTCTGGCGTCTTGGCGGTCATGCTGCAAATACATGTTGTGTTCTGCGACGTCTGGGCACAGACTGTGAGTTCCTTGGTCAACTGAGTAGCATCAGTGCGTTTGAGAGCCTCTCGTCCAGCTTTAATGCACTGGGAGTTGACATCTCCAGCTGTCCGCGAATGCCGCTGGAGCCACCTCATCAAAGCATTGTTATCGTACGTGGTCAGGGCACACGAACTACAGTCGAGTACTCGAATCGTAAACACGAGCTGACCTATCAACAGTTCATGGGCGCCGTCGACTATAGAAAGTATTCTTGGATTCACTTCGAGGCACGTAATCTCAGGGATACATTGCGCATGATGCAAGCTGTGCGGGATTACAATTCACGCAATGAGGAAGCCAACATTCTTGTGTCCTTTGGCTTGGTCAATTTACGTGCAATAAGCCTGCTCCTCGCCGACATGGCGGACTATGTGCTCGTGCAGAAACAGGTTTTGACAACATACGCCTATATGAATGGTCGTGAGACAGTTTGGGCAGTGCGGGATCGTATGGAGGTTGCACACAAACGCTGGCTGGCAAATCAACCCAAAAAAACACCAAATCCAAATAAAGATGCGACACCGTTGGATGAAAACAATTGCACACTTCCAGTGCAAAAAAGACCCATCATTATATATGAGAACTATGAAGAGGGCGCCAGTTGTTTGTTGTCCGATAACACATACTTTAAAGTGGGCGGTCATCAGCCTCAAAAGATTGTGGACACCATTGGTGAGCACGACACCTTCGTTGGCGCTTTCATCTATGCCATGCAACAGGTTAAACTCTCCCTGCGCGATGCTATGGAATATGCAACTCGAGCAACTTGCCACAAAATATCAGAGATTGGTTTCGATTGCTTGCGCTGCATGCCCAAGGATCTGATCAGCTGCTACTATGCATGATGTTAAATACCGAGTATGAATGAGCAATtactattttcaaatattttaaattattatatgttcttaaaactaaatcaaattaagaaattagcTTGCTAAAAACCTGTGTAAATAATggaatgtttttaatttaagacgTGAACTGTAAATCTTTCATTCTACAACTCTCTAAGAGTTCGAAAAACtaacatatacatactttGATTAGGAATGTTAGTTAATTAGATACATTTACTAAAGTTTTTACCCATTTGTAATGGGTACAGAGGTGTTTCTGACCTACCTTAAACGATGCTTGGCAATATCGCGCATGATTCACAGTACGACAAAGAGTAACGATGCATTGATGCAGTGTTTCGCTGGGGAAGATGGTGTAACCAATGACCAGCTCCAAAATGGTCAAGCACTGCAGACCGGTGTCATCATCGGCAACCGTGCAACTCAATTCGCAGGCATTTCTGAAGCAAACCCCAAGAAAAGTTAAACACTTGATATTCCCAATATACAACAAAGTGACACTCACTGTACAATTCCAACAAGAATGTCTTTGTCCAAGTGGGCagcattaaatttgataagatTAACCAGCATGTCTAGGTATGGGCAGAGCAGGGAGGCGTCTGTGATGGCTGGTATCCAAAGCAACATAAACTTGCCAATCTGTA
This genomic interval carries:
- the LOC117788322 gene encoding ketohexokinase translates to MKKQIVKEFITVKKVRRLPPKEPAAPPPIPRRILVVGRCALDMITVCDEHPIPGKLQRTEEGFWRLGGHAANTCCVLRRLGTDCEFLGQLSSISAFESLSSSFNALGVDISSCPRMPLEPPHQSIVIVRGQGTRTTVEYSNRKHELTYQQFMGAVDYRKYSWIHFEARNLRDTLRMMQAVRDYNSRNEEANILVSFGLVNLRAISLLLADMADYVLVQKQVLTTYAYMNGRETVWAVRDRMEVAHKRWLANQPKKTPNPNKDATPLDENNCTLPVQKRPIIIYENYEEGASCLLSDNTYFKVGGHQPQKIVDTIGEHDTFVGAFIYAMQQVKLSLRDAMEYATRATCHKISEIGFDCLRCMPKDLISCYYA